The following coding sequences are from one Electrophorus electricus isolate fEleEle1 chromosome 22, fEleEle1.pri, whole genome shotgun sequence window:
- the rnf150b gene encoding RING finger protein 150 isoform X3: MAPCVTRACRSLALSTWLLSLCFVHLLCLDFTVAEKEEWYTAFVNVTYADPVTSEVRTEKTECGRYGEQSSKREARGPLAMAVSPHERRACDPGTKFAAPKRPTAWIALITGGNCTFAEKIRHATVQNASAVVIFNAGSANPNETITMAHPGLGDVVAIMIPGPKGQELVRLLEQNITVHMHITIGTRNLQKYVSRTSVVFVSISFIILMIISLAWLVFYYIQRFRYASARDRNQRRLGDAAKKAIGQLQIRTIRKGDQETETEFDNCAVCIEGYKANDVVRILPCRHLFHKGCVDPWLVDHRTCPMCKMNILKALGLTSSAECLEDLALDYNLAVGGVTLNAMVMSDDVMVGDVAVVRDPGMRMVGLPQVLLDSEPLSEDTMMTEQSELQPMASSSSEVSLAMGAGHLDMDTPAEDVKC, translated from the exons ATGGCGCCGTGCGTGACCCGGGCTTGCCGCAGCCTGGCGCTGTCCACATGGCTGCTGTCCCTGTGCTTCGTGCATTTGCTCTGCCTGGACTTCACCGTGGCCGAGAAGGAGGAGTGGTATACGGCGTTCGTGAACGTCACCTACGCGGACCCCGTCACGTCGGAGGTGCGCACGGAGAAGACCGAGTGCGGCCGCTACGGAGAGCAGTCCTCCAAGCGCGAGGCCAGAGGGCCGCTCGCGATGGCCGTCTCCCCGCACGAGAGGCGAGCGTGCGACCCCGGCACGAAGTTCGCGGCTCCCAAACGACCGACCGCGTGGATCGCGCTGATAACCGGGGGGAACTGCACGTTTGCGGAGAAGATTCGCCACGCAACAGTCCAGAACGCCTCCGCCGTGGTCATATTCAACGCGGGGTCTGCAAACCCCAACGAAACGATCACCATGGCGCATCCAG gtttaGGTGATGTTGTAGCGATCATGATCCCAGGACCTAAAGGTCAAGAGTTAGTGCGGTTACTGGAGCAAAACATCAccgtgcacatgcacatcactATAGGAACACGCAACCTGCAGAAATACGTCAGCCGCACCTCCGTGGTCTTCGTCTCCATCTCCTTCATCATCCTCATGATTATCTCCTTGGCATGGCTTGTCTTTTACTACATCCAGAGATTCAGATATGCCAGTGCCAGGGACCGCAACcag AGACGTCTTGGCGATGCTGCTAAGAAGGCTATCGGCCAACTCCAGATACGGACCATTAGGAAAGGAGACCAG GAGACGGAGACTGAGTTTGATAACTGTGCCGTGTGTATTGAAGGCTACAAGGCCAACGATGTGGTGAGAATTCTGCCCTGTAG GCATCTCTTCCATAAAGGCTGTGTGGACCCTTGGCTGGTGGACCATCGTACCTGCCCCATGTGCAAAATGAACATCCTCAAAGCGCTGGGCCTCACG TCGAGTGCTGAGTGTTTGGAGGATCTTGCCCTGGACTATAACCTGGCCGTGGGTGGCGTGACCCTGAATGCCATGGTGATGAGTGATGATGTCATGGTGGGTGATGTGGCAGTGGTGCGCGACCCCGGGATGCGAATGGTGGGTCTCCCTCAAGTCCTCCTAGACTCTGAGCCTTTGTCAGAGGACACGATGATGACTGAACAGA GTGAGCTGCAGCCAATGGCGAGTAGCAGCTCAGAAGTGTCACTTGCTATGGGGGCGGGGCACTTGGATATGGACACGCCTGCAGAAGATGTAAAGTGCTGA
- the rnf150b gene encoding RING finger protein 150 isoform X1 — translation MAPCVTRACRSLALSTWLLSLCFVHLLCLDFTVAEKEEWYTAFVNVTYADPVTSEVRTEKTECGRYGEQSSKREARGPLAMAVSPHERRACDPGTKFAAPKRPTAWIALITGGNCTFAEKIRHATVQNASAVVIFNAGSANPNETITMAHPGLGDVVAIMIPGPKGQELVRLLEQNITVHMHITIGTRNLQKYVSRTSVVFVSISFIILMIISLAWLVFYYIQRFRYASARDRNQRRLGDAAKKAIGQLQIRTIRKGDQETETEFDNCAVCIEGYKANDVVRILPCRHLFHKGCVDPWLVDHRTCPMCKMNILKALGLTSSAECLEDLALDYNLAVGGVTLNAMVMSDDVMVGDVAVVRDPGMRMVGLPQVLLDSEPLSEDTMMTEQSEWLSSCTEVCIHPVPLRVSCSQWRVAAQKCHLLWGRGTWIWTRLQKM, via the exons ATGGCGCCGTGCGTGACCCGGGCTTGCCGCAGCCTGGCGCTGTCCACATGGCTGCTGTCCCTGTGCTTCGTGCATTTGCTCTGCCTGGACTTCACCGTGGCCGAGAAGGAGGAGTGGTATACGGCGTTCGTGAACGTCACCTACGCGGACCCCGTCACGTCGGAGGTGCGCACGGAGAAGACCGAGTGCGGCCGCTACGGAGAGCAGTCCTCCAAGCGCGAGGCCAGAGGGCCGCTCGCGATGGCCGTCTCCCCGCACGAGAGGCGAGCGTGCGACCCCGGCACGAAGTTCGCGGCTCCCAAACGACCGACCGCGTGGATCGCGCTGATAACCGGGGGGAACTGCACGTTTGCGGAGAAGATTCGCCACGCAACAGTCCAGAACGCCTCCGCCGTGGTCATATTCAACGCGGGGTCTGCAAACCCCAACGAAACGATCACCATGGCGCATCCAG gtttaGGTGATGTTGTAGCGATCATGATCCCAGGACCTAAAGGTCAAGAGTTAGTGCGGTTACTGGAGCAAAACATCAccgtgcacatgcacatcactATAGGAACACGCAACCTGCAGAAATACGTCAGCCGCACCTCCGTGGTCTTCGTCTCCATCTCCTTCATCATCCTCATGATTATCTCCTTGGCATGGCTTGTCTTTTACTACATCCAGAGATTCAGATATGCCAGTGCCAGGGACCGCAACcag AGACGTCTTGGCGATGCTGCTAAGAAGGCTATCGGCCAACTCCAGATACGGACCATTAGGAAAGGAGACCAG GAGACGGAGACTGAGTTTGATAACTGTGCCGTGTGTATTGAAGGCTACAAGGCCAACGATGTGGTGAGAATTCTGCCCTGTAG GCATCTCTTCCATAAAGGCTGTGTGGACCCTTGGCTGGTGGACCATCGTACCTGCCCCATGTGCAAAATGAACATCCTCAAAGCGCTGGGCCTCACG TCGAGTGCTGAGTGTTTGGAGGATCTTGCCCTGGACTATAACCTGGCCGTGGGTGGCGTGACCCTGAATGCCATGGTGATGAGTGATGATGTCATGGTGGGTGATGTGGCAGTGGTGCGCGACCCCGGGATGCGAATGGTGGGTCTCCCTCAAGTCCTCCTAGACTCTGAGCCTTTGTCAGAGGACACGATGATGACTGAACAGAGTGAGTGGCTTAGCTCATGCACGGAGGTTTGCATCCATCCGGTTCCTCTGAGG GTGAGCTGCAGCCAATGGCGAGTAGCAGCTCAGAAGTGTCACTTGCTATGGGGGCGGGGCACTTGGATATGGACACGCCTGCAGAAGATGTAA
- the rnf150b gene encoding RING finger protein 150 isoform X4 — MAPCVTRACRSLALSTWLLSLCFVHLLCLDFTVAEKEEWYTAFVNVTYADPVTSEVRTEKTECGRYGEQSSKREARGPLAMAVSPHERRACDPGTKFAAPKRPTAWIALITGGNCTFAEKIRHATVQNASAVVIFNAGSANPNETITMAHPGLGDVVAIMIPGPKGQELVRLLEQNITVHMHITIGTRNLQKYVSRTSVVFVSISFIILMIISLAWLVFYYIQRFRYASARDRNQRRLGDAAKKAIGQLQIRTIRKGDQETETEFDNCAVCIEGYKANDVVRILPCRHLFHKGCVDPWLVDHRTCPMCKMNILKALGLTSSAECLEDLALDYNLAVGGVTLNAMVMSDDVMVGDVAVVRDPGMRMVSCSQWRVAAQKCHLLWGRGTWIWTRLQKM, encoded by the exons ATGGCGCCGTGCGTGACCCGGGCTTGCCGCAGCCTGGCGCTGTCCACATGGCTGCTGTCCCTGTGCTTCGTGCATTTGCTCTGCCTGGACTTCACCGTGGCCGAGAAGGAGGAGTGGTATACGGCGTTCGTGAACGTCACCTACGCGGACCCCGTCACGTCGGAGGTGCGCACGGAGAAGACCGAGTGCGGCCGCTACGGAGAGCAGTCCTCCAAGCGCGAGGCCAGAGGGCCGCTCGCGATGGCCGTCTCCCCGCACGAGAGGCGAGCGTGCGACCCCGGCACGAAGTTCGCGGCTCCCAAACGACCGACCGCGTGGATCGCGCTGATAACCGGGGGGAACTGCACGTTTGCGGAGAAGATTCGCCACGCAACAGTCCAGAACGCCTCCGCCGTGGTCATATTCAACGCGGGGTCTGCAAACCCCAACGAAACGATCACCATGGCGCATCCAG gtttaGGTGATGTTGTAGCGATCATGATCCCAGGACCTAAAGGTCAAGAGTTAGTGCGGTTACTGGAGCAAAACATCAccgtgcacatgcacatcactATAGGAACACGCAACCTGCAGAAATACGTCAGCCGCACCTCCGTGGTCTTCGTCTCCATCTCCTTCATCATCCTCATGATTATCTCCTTGGCATGGCTTGTCTTTTACTACATCCAGAGATTCAGATATGCCAGTGCCAGGGACCGCAACcag AGACGTCTTGGCGATGCTGCTAAGAAGGCTATCGGCCAACTCCAGATACGGACCATTAGGAAAGGAGACCAG GAGACGGAGACTGAGTTTGATAACTGTGCCGTGTGTATTGAAGGCTACAAGGCCAACGATGTGGTGAGAATTCTGCCCTGTAG GCATCTCTTCCATAAAGGCTGTGTGGACCCTTGGCTGGTGGACCATCGTACCTGCCCCATGTGCAAAATGAACATCCTCAAAGCGCTGGGCCTCACG TCGAGTGCTGAGTGTTTGGAGGATCTTGCCCTGGACTATAACCTGGCCGTGGGTGGCGTGACCCTGAATGCCATGGTGATGAGTGATGATGTCATGGTGGGTGATGTGGCAGTGGTGCGCGACCCCGGGATGCGAATG GTGAGCTGCAGCCAATGGCGAGTAGCAGCTCAGAAGTGTCACTTGCTATGGGGGCGGGGCACTTGGATATGGACACGCCTGCAGAAGATGTAA
- the rnf150b gene encoding RING finger protein 150 isoform X2 gives MAPCVTRACRSLALSTWLLSLCFVHLLCLDFTVAEKEEWYTAFVNVTYADPVTSEVRTEKTECGRYGEQSSKREARGPLAMAVSPHERRACDPGTKFAAPKRPTAWIALITGGNCTFAEKIRHATVQNASAVVIFNAGSANPNETITMAHPGLGDVVAIMIPGPKGQELVRLLEQNITVHMHITIGTRNLQKYVSRTSVVFVSISFIILMIISLAWLVFYYIQRFRYASARDRNQRRLGDAAKKAIGQLQIRTIRKGDQETETEFDNCAVCIEGYKANDVVRILPCRHLFHKGCVDPWLVDHRTCPMCKMNILKALGLTSSAECLEDLALDYNLAVGGVTLNAMVMSDDVMVGDVAVVRDPGMRMVGLPQVLLDSEPLSEDTMMTEQSEWLSSCTEVSCSQWRVAAQKCHLLWGRGTWIWTRLQKM, from the exons ATGGCGCCGTGCGTGACCCGGGCTTGCCGCAGCCTGGCGCTGTCCACATGGCTGCTGTCCCTGTGCTTCGTGCATTTGCTCTGCCTGGACTTCACCGTGGCCGAGAAGGAGGAGTGGTATACGGCGTTCGTGAACGTCACCTACGCGGACCCCGTCACGTCGGAGGTGCGCACGGAGAAGACCGAGTGCGGCCGCTACGGAGAGCAGTCCTCCAAGCGCGAGGCCAGAGGGCCGCTCGCGATGGCCGTCTCCCCGCACGAGAGGCGAGCGTGCGACCCCGGCACGAAGTTCGCGGCTCCCAAACGACCGACCGCGTGGATCGCGCTGATAACCGGGGGGAACTGCACGTTTGCGGAGAAGATTCGCCACGCAACAGTCCAGAACGCCTCCGCCGTGGTCATATTCAACGCGGGGTCTGCAAACCCCAACGAAACGATCACCATGGCGCATCCAG gtttaGGTGATGTTGTAGCGATCATGATCCCAGGACCTAAAGGTCAAGAGTTAGTGCGGTTACTGGAGCAAAACATCAccgtgcacatgcacatcactATAGGAACACGCAACCTGCAGAAATACGTCAGCCGCACCTCCGTGGTCTTCGTCTCCATCTCCTTCATCATCCTCATGATTATCTCCTTGGCATGGCTTGTCTTTTACTACATCCAGAGATTCAGATATGCCAGTGCCAGGGACCGCAACcag AGACGTCTTGGCGATGCTGCTAAGAAGGCTATCGGCCAACTCCAGATACGGACCATTAGGAAAGGAGACCAG GAGACGGAGACTGAGTTTGATAACTGTGCCGTGTGTATTGAAGGCTACAAGGCCAACGATGTGGTGAGAATTCTGCCCTGTAG GCATCTCTTCCATAAAGGCTGTGTGGACCCTTGGCTGGTGGACCATCGTACCTGCCCCATGTGCAAAATGAACATCCTCAAAGCGCTGGGCCTCACG TCGAGTGCTGAGTGTTTGGAGGATCTTGCCCTGGACTATAACCTGGCCGTGGGTGGCGTGACCCTGAATGCCATGGTGATGAGTGATGATGTCATGGTGGGTGATGTGGCAGTGGTGCGCGACCCCGGGATGCGAATGGTGGGTCTCCCTCAAGTCCTCCTAGACTCTGAGCCTTTGTCAGAGGACACGATGATGACTGAACAGAGTGAGTGGCTTAGCTCATGCACGGAG GTGAGCTGCAGCCAATGGCGAGTAGCAGCTCAGAAGTGTCACTTGCTATGGGGGCGGGGCACTTGGATATGGACACGCCTGCAGAAGATGTAA
- the LOC118240552 gene encoding protein fam-161-like — MNWLETPRNQTYQKNRLETPRNQTYQKNRLETPRNQTYQKNRLETPRNQTYQKNRLETPRNQTYQKNRLETPRNQTYQKNRLETPRNQTYQKNRLETPRNQTYQKNRLETPRNQTYQKNRLETPRNQTYQKNRLETPRNQTSQKNRLEKPRNYSFILFPFERSVSFLQM, encoded by the coding sequence ATGAACTGGTTGGAGACGCCCAGGAACCAGACGTACCAGAAGAACAGGTTGGAGACGCCCAGGAACCAGACGTACCAGAAGAACAGGTTGGAGACGCCCAGGAACCAGACGTACCAGAAGAACAGGTTGGAGACGCCCAGGAACCAGACGTACCAGAAGAACAGGTTGGAGACGCCCAGGAACCAGACGTACCAGAAGAACAGGTTGGAGACGCCCAGGAACCAGACGTACCAGAAGAACAGGTTGGAGACGCCCAGGAATCAGACGTACCAGAAGAACAGGTTGGAGACGCCCAGGAACCAGACGTACCAGAAGAACAGGTTGGAGACGCCCAGGAACCAGACGTACCAGAAGAACAGGTTGGAGACGCCCAGGAACCAGACGTACCAGAAGAACAGGTTGGAGACGCCCAGGAACCAGACGTCCCAGAAGAACAGGTTGGAGAAGCCCAGGAACTATTCATTTATACTTTTCCCTTTTGAAAGATCTGTATCATTTTTACAGATGTGA
- the si:ch211-149b19.3 gene encoding protein phosphatase 1K, mitochondrial, translated as MSLPATSLSRLLRCSVSFVGQSVTVHTGRFACVRTPALHRVRWYGASRLDADGSGRPATWDSFGIWDNRIDAPIMLPPSIRYGTPIPELSLANVGYASQIGRRRDNEDRFRVARLTPTLLYFALFDGHGGPHAADFCYAHMEHYIRDGLEEEWDLEVVLSNAFLQVDAALAAHMQLYGNASLMMVGTTATVALLRDGIELVVGSVGDSRAILCRKGQAKNLTSDHTPERKDEKQRIRQSGGLVTWNSLGQANVNSRLAMTRSIGDFDLKTSGVIAEPETTRVTLQHAHDSFLALTTDGVNFIMSNQEVCDVINQCHDPTEAAYVIAEQSLQYGSEDNSTIIVVPFGAWGKQQNSYYSYSMSRNFTSSGRWA; from the exons ATGTCTCTTCCTGCTACCTCTCTTTCCCGTTTGCTCCGATGCTCGGTCTCCTTCGTCGGCCAGAGCGTGACCGTGCACACGGGCCggtttgcgtgcgtgcgcacaccgGCTCTCCACAGAGTCCGTTGGTACGGCGCGTCCCGCTTGGACGCTGATGGCAGCGGGCGGCCGGCTACCTGGGACTCGTTCGGGATTTGGGACAACCGGATTGATGCTCCCATTATGCTCCCACCCAGCATCCGATATGGAACGCCTATCCCAGAGCTCAGCCTCGCCAACGTCGGATACGCGTCACAGATCGGTCGCCGTCGTGACAACGAGGACCGTTTTCGCGTGGCCAGGCTCACGCCCACGCTGCTCTACTTTGCTCTGTTTGACGGACACGGAGGCCCGCACGCTGCCGATTTCTGCTACGCACACATGGAACACTATATACG GGATGGTCTTGAGGAAGAGTGGGATTTGGAGGTGGTGTTGTCCAATGCTTTCCTGCAGGTGGACGCTGCCCTGGCCGCTCATATGCAGCTGTATGGCAACG CCTCTCTGATGATGGTGGGGACCACGGCGACCGTGGCATTGCTTAGAGACGGCATAGAGCTGGTTGTCGGGAGCGTTGGAGACAGTCGCGCCATACTGTGCAGGAAGGGCCAAGCGAAAAATCTCACCAGCGACCACACGCCCGAGAGAAAGGATGAGAAACAGag GATCCGTCAGAGTGGAGGTTTGGTGACATGGAACAGCTTGGGTCAGGCCAACGTTAACAGCCGCCTGGCTATGACGCGAAGCATCGGGGACTTCGACCTAAAGACGAGTGGAGTTATCGCGGAGCCAGAGACCACTCGCGTCaca TTACAACATGCCCACGACTCATTTCTGGCTCTGACAACTGATGGTGTAAACTTCATCATGAGCAACCAGGAGGTCTGTGATGTCATCAACCAGTGCCATGACCCAACAGAGGCTGCTTATGTTATCGCTGAACAG TCTTTGCAGTATGGCTCTGAGGACAACAGCACTATCATTGTGGTTCCATTCGGAGCGTGGGGCAAGCAGCAGAATTCCTATTACAGCTACTCCATGAGCCGGAATTTCACATCCAGCGGACGCTGGGCCTGA